In the Penaeus chinensis breed Huanghai No. 1 chromosome 31, ASM1920278v2, whole genome shotgun sequence genome, one interval contains:
- the LOC125041768 gene encoding RRP15-like protein, giving the protein MWKWNRTTSQRRSKRKMAVTVSNGRIRTQRKAVSWGRMRKRGATGDGNFGDVESGSGEEESVSENDGRKKKKKKMKSKSQTKKKVRIEREDLSDSDDLKEEEEEGEDEDDDGDDASASEYEEDDAVQEAGMGLANVLNMILKSKKRGKEILTKAKKDDDRRVRFDEDFEVVDEDGNVKKLVKEEEVKNEVRMSLHQKQLQRKAWINQFHVKPTILDNREKEKALKVIATHGVVQLFGAIEKHKSIISKKMAETKSVIGKETLLENIGKEDFLKVLKRKGKHMEDVYSEDEVKKEFKEEPDEVPGKKPRWSVLSENFYKEPTLQGWDQESDEDD; this is encoded by the exons ATGTGGAAATGGAACAGGACGACTTCACAGAGGAGATCAAAGAGGAAGATGGCAGTGACAGTGAGCAATGGAAGGATAAGAACTCAAAGAAAGGCAGTAAGTTGGGGCAGAATGCGAAAGCGTGGGGCGACGGGGGATGGCAACTTTGGCGATGTCGAGTCTGGCAGTGGTGAAGAGGAGTCTGTATCAGAGAAtgatggaaggaaaaagaagaagaagaaaatgaagagtaaaAGCCAGactaaaaagaaagtgagaatagaaagagaggactTGTCTGACTCTGATGatttaaaagaggaggaggaagagggtgaggatgaagatgacgatggtgatgatgccaGTGCTTCCGAATATGAGGAAGATGATGCCGTGCAAGAGGCTGGCATGGGGTTGGCTAACGTTTTAAACATGATTTTGAAGTCGAAGAAAAGGGGCAAAGAAATTCTCACAAAGGCCAAGAAAGACGACGATAGGAGAGTCAGATTTGACGAAGACTTTGAGGTTGTAGATGAAGATGGAAATGTTAAAAAattagtgaaagaagaagaggtaaagaaTGAAGTCAGAATGTCACTGCATCAGAAGCAATTACAG AGAAAAGCATGGATTAACCAGTTTCACGTGAAGCCAACGATACTAGACAATCGGGAAAAGGAGAAAGCGCTGAAGGTTATTGCCACACA TGGAGTCGTACAGTTATTTGGTGCTATTGAAAAGCACAAGAGCATAATCTCCAAGAAAATGGCAGAGACCAAGAGCGTCATTGGAAAAGAAACGTTGCTTGAAAATATTGGGAAAGAGGATTTCCTGAAGGTGCTCAAGAGGAAAGGCAAACATATGGAAGACGTGTATTCTGAAGACGAGGTTAAAAAG GAGTTTAAAGAGGAGCCAGATGAAGTCCCAGGAAAGAAGCCGAGGTGGAGTGTCCTTTCCGAGAACTTTTACAAGGAGCCGACACTACAGGGATGGGATCAAGAGAGCGATGAAGACGACTAA
- the LOC125042148 gene encoding ficolin-1-like: protein MFGSELLLVGLAAAAAPALGGERRYAKVQPLFPAELMDTFLGEGPTSIFSFSCLQNCNELPDCHLACVRGGVCQLFSSKVSRHWAGVAPAAVTFDACHTSWVTNPSRFHPVSMSASSETAGSEAQKAVDGFLSSDISHCFSSAVELGPWWLADLGETRRVSQVRVHTRKDGVSGDFALVEARLGDSATLGSNPQFGPNAGSPHVGAEVDFAPATPMSGRFLSLQSVDTAPGALTICDVEILAEGIDPKKMKNCLDQRRVGNQVDGMYAIYPFRCCPRAPVRVYCDMNMEGGGWTVIQRRRDIQPHINFSLSWEDYKNGFGYRPSGEFWLGNSLIHALSTQSPNELRIDLSDFSGLTRWAKYSQFFTLGVEDYFRLNVSGYSGTAGDSLTYHSGSNFSTIDKDVDAADWNCANAFPGGWWYVACLSANLNGPYLGADNTILGQGIIYKSWTGLYYSLNSSTMMIRPLN, encoded by the exons ATGTTCGGAAGCGAACTTCTGCTCGTGGGTCTGGCCGCCGCCGCAGCGCCTGCCTTGGGAGGCGAACGCAGGTATGCCAAG GTGCAGCCCCTTTTCCCCGCCGAACTCATGGACACATTCCTCGGAGAAGGGCCGACCTCGATCTTCAGTTTCAGCTGCTTACAGAACTGTAACGAGCTACCCGATTGTCACTTGGCATGCGTTAGAG GCGGCGTATGTCAGCTGTTCAGCAGCAAGGTGTCGCGTCACTGGGCCGGCGTCGCCCCCGCTGCCGTGACCTTCGACGCCTGCCACACGTCCTGGGTCACGAACCCCTCCCGCTTCCACCCCGTCAGCATGTCAGCCTCGAGCGAGACCGCGGGGTCGGAGGCGCAGAAGGCCGTTGATGGCTTCCTGAGCTCGGATATCTCGCACTGCTTCTCCAGCGCCGTCGAGTTGGGTCCTTGGTGGCTGGCTGACCTGGGCGAGACGAGGCGCGTGTCCCAGGTCAGAGTTCACACGCGCAAGGATGGCGTCAGCGGCGACTTCGCGCTCGTTGAGGCTCGCCTGGGGGATTCGGCGACGCTTGGCAGCAACCCACAGTTCGGTCCAAACGCCGGCTCTCCTCACGTGGGCGCCGAGGTGGATTTCGCGCCCGCGACGCCCATGAGCGGGCGGTTCCTCTCGCTGCAGAGTGTGGACACTGCCCCGGGCGCGCTCACCATCTGCGACGTCGAGATCCTTGCAGAGGGCATCGATCCCAAGAAAATGAA AAACTGCCTGGACCAGCGCCGAGTGGGCAACCAGGTGGACGGCATGTACGCCATCTACCCCTTCCGCTGCTGCCCCCGGGCGCCCGTCAGAGTCTACTGCGACATGAACATGGAAGGCGGAGGCTGGACGGTGATCCAGCGCCGGCGGGACATTCAGCCTCACatcaacttctccctctcctgggAAGACTACAAGAACGGCTTCGGCTACAGACCCAGCGGGGAGTTCTGGCTCGGGAACAGCCTCATCCATGCACTCTCGACCCAGTCTCCCAACGAACTTCGAATCGACCTTAGTGACTTCTCGGGCTTGACCAGGTGGGCCAAGTATAGCCAGTTCTTCACGTTAGGCGTCGAGGATTACTTTCGGCTGAATGTGTCTGGGTATTCTGGGACGGCGGGAGACTCCCTGACCTACCACAGCGGGTCTAACTTCTCCACAATCGACAAAGACGTGGATGCTGCTGATTGGAACTGTGCGAACGC CTTCCCTGGCGGATGGTGGTACGTGGCCTGTCTTTCTGCCAACCTCAACGGACCTTACCTTGGGGCAGATAACACCATTTTAGGTCAAGGGATAATATACAAGTCTTGGACAGGTCTCTACTACTCCCTGAACTCGTCAACCATGATGATCAGGCCTTtgaactga